In one window of Halococcus salifodinae DSM 8989 DNA:
- a CDS encoding AIM24 family protein has protein sequence MELDAFVDAHRPIESGESFELENSKLLDVSLDGRVLGKAGSMIGYTGDISFERQSSGGLKGMLKKRMTGEGAVMMAASGTGHLYLADQGKEVQLLELDATDEISVNGNDVLAFEESVTWDIKMLNSIAGSSAGGMFNVYLKGPGHVAITTHGNPLVVPTPVRTDPNATVAWSANVSPSANHDLSLKSFLGRSSGETFQLEFAGHDGFVILQPYEEINPDQSGGGEESAGTGQGISVNDFF, from the coding sequence ATGGAACTCGATGCATTCGTGGACGCGCACCGACCGATCGAGTCCGGCGAGTCGTTCGAACTCGAGAACTCGAAACTGCTCGACGTCTCGCTCGATGGACGCGTACTGGGGAAAGCGGGATCGATGATCGGCTACACCGGCGACATCTCCTTCGAGCGGCAGTCGAGCGGCGGGCTGAAGGGGATGCTCAAAAAGCGGATGACCGGCGAAGGGGCCGTGATGATGGCGGCGTCGGGCACCGGCCACCTCTATCTCGCCGATCAGGGAAAGGAGGTTCAGCTCCTGGAGCTCGACGCCACCGACGAGATCAGCGTGAACGGCAACGACGTCCTCGCGTTCGAGGAGTCGGTGACCTGGGACATCAAGATGCTGAACTCCATCGCGGGGTCCTCCGCGGGCGGAATGTTCAACGTCTATCTGAAGGGCCCGGGTCACGTCGCGATCACCACTCACGGCAACCCGCTCGTGGTGCCGACGCCGGTCCGGACCGATCCCAACGCGACCGTGGCATGGAGCGCCAACGTCTCGCCCAGCGCGAACCACGATCTCTCCCTCAAGAGCTTCCTCGGACGCTCTTCGGGCGAGACCTTCCAGCTCGAGTTCGCGGGTCACGACGGGTTCGTGATCCTCCAACCGTACGAGGAGATCAACCCGGATCAGAGCGGCGGTGGCGAAGAGAGCGCCGGCACCGGTCAGGGGATCAGCGTCAACGACTTCTTCTGA
- a CDS encoding NAD-dependent epimerase/dehydratase family protein produces MSIIVTGADGYVGWPTALRIAKRTGERVLGVDNGARREWVASVGAKSATPVTSIEERVAAAEEQGLTNLSFVEGDLTDRAFVDQLLAVHEPDAVIHTAAQPSAPYSQINGEHANETQHNNMQATRNLVWGLHEAGLDDTHFVETTTTGVYGAPEFPIPEGGATMENDGDRDEVPFPAMAGSWYHLTKSHDAANLRLAHSQFDIPVSDVRTAIVYGSGTDETRADDRLATRLDFDYYFGVVAHRFVAQAVAGYPLTVYGKGEQRKPFVSLEDTVEGLARLALCDPDDRPEDHTVYNQTTRAISIVEIAETIADVGAEYDLDVTVEHVENPREEDETHEMEIQREKYDELIDGQSVDFETGMDEVLGAMTEQAEVITSHEDRFLPDVLEDRED; encoded by the coding sequence ATGTCGATCATCGTCACCGGAGCGGACGGCTACGTTGGCTGGCCAACGGCCCTCAGGATCGCGAAGCGGACCGGCGAGCGCGTACTCGGCGTGGACAACGGTGCGCGCCGCGAGTGGGTCGCGTCAGTTGGCGCGAAAAGCGCCACGCCGGTCACCTCGATCGAGGAGCGTGTCGCGGCCGCCGAGGAGCAGGGTCTCACGAACCTCTCGTTCGTCGAGGGCGATCTCACGGATCGAGCGTTCGTCGACCAGTTGCTCGCGGTCCACGAGCCCGACGCGGTGATCCACACCGCGGCCCAGCCCTCCGCGCCGTACTCACAGATCAACGGCGAGCACGCGAACGAGACCCAGCACAACAACATGCAGGCCACCCGGAACCTCGTGTGGGGGCTCCACGAAGCGGGGCTCGACGACACCCACTTCGTCGAGACCACCACCACGGGGGTGTACGGTGCGCCCGAGTTCCCGATCCCGGAAGGCGGGGCGACGATGGAGAACGACGGCGACCGCGACGAGGTTCCGTTCCCCGCGATGGCGGGTTCGTGGTACCACCTCACCAAGAGCCACGACGCGGCGAACCTCCGGCTCGCCCACTCTCAGTTCGACATTCCTGTGAGCGACGTCCGGACCGCGATCGTCTACGGCTCCGGCACCGACGAGACCCGCGCGGACGACCGGCTCGCCACCCGCCTCGACTTCGATTACTACTTCGGGGTGGTCGCCCACCGCTTCGTGGCTCAGGCGGTCGCGGGCTACCCACTGACGGTCTATGGGAAAGGCGAGCAGCGAAAGCCGTTCGTGAGCCTGGAGGACACGGTGGAGGGTCTCGCGCGGCTGGCGCTGTGTGATCCCGACGACCGGCCCGAGGACCACACGGTCTACAACCAGACGACGCGCGCGATCAGTATCGTCGAGATCGCCGAAACCATCGCCGACGTCGGCGCGGAGTACGATCTCGACGTCACAGTCGAGCACGTCGAGAACCCGCGCGAGGAGGACGAGACCCACGAGATGGAGATCCAGCGGGAGAAGTACGACGAACTGATCGACGGCCAGTCGGTGGACTTCGAGACCGGAATGGACGAGGTTCTCGGGGCGATGACCGAGCAGGCGGAGGTCATCACGTCCCACGAGGATCGGTTCCTACCGGACGTGCTCGAAGACCGGGAGGACTGA
- a CDS encoding DUF4870 domain-containing protein: protein MASSTQDIDVENEPTAAVENDTGLDSNTAGALSYLFGMVSGLIFYLIEREDPFVRWHAAQSIAFTGVLLVAYTALTFLGTVVSVATFSGSTGGFLVGSLFSLVLGLVWLVAAVGGFVAWAYLMVKAYQGESPRLPIAAGIADRLA, encoded by the coding sequence ATGGCAAGCAGCACACAAGACATCGACGTAGAGAACGAGCCCACAGCGGCCGTGGAGAACGACACGGGACTCGACAGCAACACCGCAGGCGCGCTGTCGTACCTGTTCGGAATGGTCTCGGGACTGATCTTCTATCTGATCGAAAGAGAGGACCCGTTCGTGCGGTGGCACGCCGCCCAGAGCATCGCGTTCACCGGCGTTCTTCTCGTGGCGTACACCGCGCTGACGTTCCTCGGGACGGTGGTGTCGGTGGCGACGTTCAGCGGGTCCACTGGCGGGTTCCTCGTCGGGAGCCTGTTCTCGTTGGTCCTCGGTCTGGTCTGGCTCGTGGCCGCGGTCGGGGGGTTCGTCGCGTGGGCGTACCTCATGGTCAAAGCCTACCAGGGCGAATCCCCCCGGCTGCCCATCGCTGCGGGGATCGCCGATCGGCTGGCGTGA
- a CDS encoding metal-dependent transcriptional regulator has product MPSAKAEDYIKAVYQLQDGDDPVATSAVADALGVTAPTVTATMKRLQEQGLVEREEYKGVRLTPEGELVALETIRHHRLLELFLTEHLGYDWTEVHDEADQLEHHISERLETELAAVLEDPSADPHGAPIPTEDLEPTDADDDPLSEYDEGETVVVTQVADSDSAVLAYLADAGITPGTRLEITEIAPFGMLTVASDDADDTVSLPTEIATAIRVRDTDSEPSDSEMTLAG; this is encoded by the coding sequence ATGCCGAGCGCGAAGGCGGAGGATTACATCAAGGCGGTGTACCAGCTCCAAGACGGTGACGACCCGGTTGCCACGTCGGCCGTTGCCGATGCGCTTGGCGTCACAGCGCCGACGGTGACGGCGACGATGAAGCGGTTGCAAGAACAGGGTCTCGTCGAGCGCGAGGAGTACAAGGGCGTGCGACTGACCCCCGAGGGTGAGCTCGTCGCGCTCGAAACCATCCGCCATCACCGACTGCTCGAACTGTTTCTGACCGAGCATCTGGGGTACGACTGGACCGAAGTTCACGACGAGGCCGACCAGCTCGAACACCACATCAGCGAACGACTCGAAACCGAACTCGCGGCCGTCCTCGAAGATCCGAGCGCCGACCCGCACGGCGCGCCGATTCCGACCGAGGACCTCGAACCAACCGACGCCGACGACGATCCGCTCTCGGAGTACGACGAGGGCGAGACGGTGGTCGTCACACAGGTGGCCGACAGCGATTCGGCGGTGCTCGCCTACCTCGCCGACGCCGGCATCACGCCCGGCACCCGTCTCGAAATCACCGAGATCGCGCCGTTCGGGATGCTCACCGTCGCGTCCGACGACGCCGACGACACCGTCTCGCTCCCCACGGAAATCGCGACCGCCATCCGCGTTCGCGATACCGACTCCGAGCCGTCTGATAGCGAGATGACGCTGGCTGGGTGA